One Littorina saxatilis isolate snail1 linkage group LG1, US_GU_Lsax_2.0, whole genome shotgun sequence genomic window carries:
- the LOC138974023 gene encoding enoyl-CoA delta isomerase 2-like: protein MSTLAKLFRFSASLSRGVSAQVCRFHQGAVDRMPAHDAEFDSAKDRLGKLSEEPDNTVKLQIYALFKQATKGKCDVKKPGALDFVGKAKWDAWNKLGDMSQDDAQKAYIDLVNSMAGPGGSDTSEPAGADERYQGLKITTDKKVFRIQLNRPSKKNALTWQMYNDIAAALGDAAEDKNVSVAVITGTGDYYCSGNDLSNFANVKPEEIAQMALNGKVVLSNFVKTFIDFPKPLIALINGPAVGISVTVLGLFDAVYCTDKATFHTPFSQLGQSPEGCSSYLFPKMMGNAKAGELLLFNKKITAQEACERNLVTQVFPEDVFQKETEALVSYYGSLPPQSLKYSKTLNRSAERELLHKVNEAECDLLVERWQSQECINAIMSFFSRKANL from the exons ATGTCTACCTTGGCTAAACTTTTCCGTTTTTCTGCATCTTTGAGCAG AGGAGTGTCCGCCCAGGTGTGCCGGTTTCACCAGGGAGCTGTCGACAGGATGCCAGCCCATGATGCAGAGTTCGATTCCGCAAAAGACCGTCTTGGCAAGCTGTCAGAAGAACCTGACAACACTGTCAAATTGCAGATTTATGCGCTTTTCAAGCAG GCAACCAAGGGTAAGTGCGATGTGAAAAAACCTGGCGCTTTGGATTTTGTCGGCAAAGCCAAGTGGGACGCATGGAACAAGCTGGGGGATATGTCACAG GATGATGCCCAGAAAGCATACATCGACCTGGTGAACAGTATGGCTGGGCCGGGGGGTTCAGACACCTCAGAGCCCGCAGGCGCTGACGAACGTTACCAGGGTTTGAAGATCACCACAGACAAGAAAGTCTTCCGCATCCAGCTCAACAGGCCTTCAAAGAAAAATGCCTTGACGTGGCAG ATGTACAATGACATTGCAGCAGCGCTTGGTGATGCAGCAGAGGATAAGAACGTTTCAGTGGCTGTCATcacag GGACTGGGGATTATTATTGTAGCGGCAATGATTTATCCAACTTCGCCAATGTCAAGCCTGAGGAGATTGCACAAATGGCCCTCAATGGAAAAGTTGTTCTTTC GAATTTTGTGAAGACTTTCATAGACTTTCCCAAGCCCCTCATTGCCTTGATCAACGGACCGGCAGTGGGTATCTCAGTTACTGTGTTGGGCCTGTTTGACGCTGTCTACTGTACTGACAAG GCAACATTCCACACACCGTTTTCACAGCTGGGTCAGTCCCCAGAAGGCTGCTCTTCCTACCTCTTCCCCAAGATGATGGGCAACGCCAAGGCCGGAGAGCTGCTTCTCTTCAACAAGAAAATCACTGCCCAGGAAGCCTGTGAGAGAAATCTGGTCACCCAGGTTTTCCCTGAGGATGTCTtccagaaagagacagaggccTTGGTGTCATACTACGGATCCCTTCCTCCTCAG AGTTTGAAGTACTCCAAAACACTGAATCGAAGTGCAGAGCGTGAACTCTTACACAAGGTGAATGAAGCAGAATGTGATCTTCTGGTGGAAAGGTGGCAGTCACAGGAGTGCATCAACGCTATCATGTCCTTCTTCTCCAGGAAAGCCAACCTCTGA